A single Clostridium sp. AN503 DNA region contains:
- a CDS encoding MFS transporter, producing the protein MSKKTGAASGGTPGAGKTTGSAQAAAPAAPASGLNRAKPYQLVLFPFNNGATNVYYILTITYIAYYGNGVLGLALIFATTMVTVMRLFDAVTDPIIGAMIDKTNGRFGKFRPYMVLGNLIMAVSAFLLYFATRAIPETMMWLRYTMYVIIYAVYVIGYTFQTSVTRSGQTVLTNDPNQRPMFTIFNLVASMLGMGAIQFLAPIFRAKFGDYTTAAFFDALIPVAVIISALLTVLAVIGIWEKDQPKYFGLGEEKQQKIKVSEYIAIMKENKPLRRLMVAGGGCKLALAIATNGTVLCMLYGAMMGNYNGLYLPMMIAGYVFSAPFFALTVRTSQKHGQKASLMRYVGLALVMYVGVFVLLLFWRSGNPAVNLSLSHINIYTVLFILFFGIGYGAYYATADMPIPMVADCSDYETYRSGKYIPGVMGTLFSLVDKLVSSLSSTVVGFAIASIGLSTLPGGDTPYSQGMKTVVLVLFCVVPMVAWALTLWAMKGYSLTGERMKEIQAVNAVRKDAIAKGMTMEEAMKTWQTMDQVPVEYKTN; encoded by the coding sequence ATGAGCAAGAAAACAGGCGCGGCGTCCGGCGGGACGCCCGGGGCCGGGAAAACCACCGGCAGCGCACAGGCGGCAGCCCCGGCGGCCCCGGCCTCCGGGCTGAACAGGGCGAAGCCCTACCAGCTGGTGCTGTTTCCATTTAACAACGGCGCGACCAATGTCTATTATATTCTGACCATCACCTACATTGCTTATTATGGCAATGGGGTGCTTGGCCTGGCGCTGATATTCGCCACCACCATGGTGACGGTGATGCGTCTGTTTGACGCGGTGACGGACCCGATCATCGGTGCGATGATCGATAAGACCAACGGGCGTTTTGGCAAATTCCGCCCCTACATGGTTCTTGGCAACCTGATCATGGCAGTGAGCGCGTTCCTTTTGTATTTTGCGACGCGCGCGATCCCGGAAACGATGATGTGGCTGCGTTACACCATGTATGTGATCATTTATGCAGTGTATGTGATCGGATATACGTTCCAGACATCCGTTACCCGTTCTGGACAGACCGTGCTGACCAACGACCCGAACCAGCGGCCGATGTTTACGATCTTTAACCTGGTGGCAAGTATGCTGGGCATGGGAGCGATCCAGTTTCTGGCCCCGATCTTCCGGGCAAAGTTCGGCGACTACACGACAGCGGCATTTTTCGATGCGCTGATCCCTGTGGCGGTCATCATCTCGGCGCTTTTAACTGTGCTGGCGGTGATCGGTATCTGGGAGAAGGACCAGCCGAAATACTTTGGGCTGGGCGAAGAGAAGCAGCAGAAGATTAAGGTTTCCGAGTATATTGCGATCATGAAAGAAAACAAGCCGCTCAGACGGCTCATGGTGGCGGGCGGCGGCTGCAAGCTGGCTCTTGCCATTGCCACCAACGGGACAGTCCTGTGTATGCTGTACGGCGCGATGATGGGCAACTACAATGGCCTGTACCTGCCGATGATGATCGCGGGCTATGTATTTTCCGCCCCGTTCTTCGCACTGACGGTGCGCACCTCCCAGAAACATGGGCAGAAGGCGTCCCTGATGCGGTATGTAGGGCTGGCGCTGGTGATGTATGTGGGCGTGTTCGTGCTGCTTCTGTTCTGGCGGTCGGGCAACCCGGCGGTAAACCTGTCCCTGTCCCACATCAATATCTATACGGTGCTGTTTATCCTGTTCTTTGGGATCGGATATGGAGCCTACTATGCCACCGCGGACATGCCGATCCCCATGGTTGCAGACTGCTCCGATTATGAGACCTACCGCTCCGGGAAATATATCCCCGGCGTGATGGGAACCCTGTTCTCTTTAGTGGACAAGCTGGTGTCTTCTTTAAGCTCCACGGTGGTGGGATTTGCGATCGCCTCGATCGGCCTTTCCACCCTGCCGGGCGGAGATACGCCTTACTCCCAGGGGATGAAGACCGTAGTCCTGGTCCTGTTCTGCGTGGTGCCGATGGTCGCATGGGCGCTGACCCTCTGGGCCATGAAGGGCTACTCCCTGACCGGCGAGCGGATGAAGGAGATCCAGGCAGTCAACGCAGTGAGAAAAGATGCGATCGCCAAGGGCATGACCATGGAAGAAGCCATGAAGACGTGGCAGACGATGGATCAGGTGCCGGTAGAGTACAAAACAAATTAA
- a CDS encoding glycoside hydrolase family 3 C-terminal domain-containing protein → MSKKPRVKTWSALTVLTAALTIGSFVGGSIANRYTTTINVALGTDTYKIIKGDSTEDTEYFKSDFASDEERETYEEALCATVEAEGATLLKNDNKALPLAKGAKVSLFAHGSVDLMYGGTGSGAVDTASAPSLKDALNANGVEINQKLWDFYSSKDMMDKYSRKTPESISDDLGAPAQYGVNEVPWDLVEKGAADSFAQYGDAAIVVLARSGGEGADLPSGDNGSGLDYIYGSEGDGNYLALSQEEKDLFAGLKKQKDAGVFKNIVVLLNSSNALELDFLNPELCGVDYGIDACMWIGDVGQTGINGVGQLLAGAVTPSGSLADTFCYDNLTSPAIRNFYAQAYPNAAEFGIEDGHSDIKARYGVYQEGIYMGYRYYETRYEDVVMGTENAGDYDYTTTVAYPFGYGESYTTFAFDDYKVTETDNGFDISVKVTNTGNTYSGKKTVQIYMQSPYTDYDRANGIEKANAELCGFAKTQVLAPGASETLTITVDKDELRAYDSNNAKTYILDAGDYYFTAAASAHDASNNILAAKGYTVENTEGRMDADGNAELTWKWSNPELDTTVFATSKATGTPITNLFDEADPNKSSLEPGNVTWLSRSDWEGTYPEEPIILSANEKLAKALEFTQYKAEDYEMPQMPTLGADNGLALASLIGKDYDDPMWNTLLDQLTFEEMTQTITLGFHNTAAIPSIGKKATKDENGPQGLTAALTGGASAMCYTSEDVMAATFNIDLINDVGRCIGEDCLAMGYSGLYGPGINMHRTPYSGRNFEYYSEDPFLAGTICANEVQGIQDKGVYVYMKHVALNDSETCRMGINTWINEQAAREVYLEVADKAIVDGGAWCIMSGFNRWGATWSGAYRELQTDYLRGELGMRGMSISDYSGSSKYMDLCDGLIAGTDIWDSPDPTIHKTNAANYENDPFIVAEMKDAMHKILYTVANSNAMNNLSASDRLETVTPWWQTAIVALKTVCVLLTLLCVWQLVTAVKRKKALAVAGIEAEQNGGAE, encoded by the coding sequence ATGAGTAAGAAACCGAGAGTAAAAACATGGTCGGCCCTGACCGTCCTGACGGCGGCCCTGACCATCGGATCCTTTGTGGGCGGATCCATCGCAAACCGCTATACCACCACCATCAACGTGGCGTTGGGGACGGACACTTACAAGATCATCAAGGGAGATTCCACTGAGGATACCGAGTATTTTAAGAGTGATTTTGCATCCGATGAGGAGCGGGAAACATACGAGGAAGCCCTTTGTGCCACAGTCGAGGCGGAGGGCGCTACGCTTTTGAAAAATGACAACAAAGCCCTGCCCCTTGCAAAAGGAGCAAAGGTCAGCCTGTTTGCCCATGGCTCCGTGGATTTAATGTACGGCGGAACCGGCTCCGGCGCTGTGGATACAGCCAGCGCGCCGTCCTTAAAGGATGCGCTGAATGCAAATGGAGTTGAGATCAACCAGAAGCTCTGGGATTTCTATTCTTCCAAGGATATGATGGATAAGTACAGCCGCAAGACGCCGGAGTCCATCTCAGACGACCTTGGCGCTCCGGCCCAATATGGGGTCAATGAGGTGCCGTGGGATCTGGTGGAAAAAGGCGCGGCGGACTCCTTTGCCCAGTATGGCGACGCTGCCATCGTAGTTCTGGCCCGTTCCGGCGGGGAGGGAGCAGACCTGCCCAGCGGTGACAACGGCAGCGGCCTTGATTACATATACGGCTCCGAGGGGGACGGCAACTATCTGGCGCTCTCCCAGGAGGAGAAGGATTTGTTTGCGGGCCTGAAAAAGCAGAAGGATGCAGGCGTGTTTAAAAACATCGTGGTGCTGTTAAACTCCTCCAATGCCCTGGAGCTGGATTTCTTAAATCCTGAGCTGTGCGGCGTGGATTATGGCATCGACGCGTGTATGTGGATCGGCGATGTGGGACAGACCGGAATCAATGGCGTGGGACAGCTTCTTGCAGGCGCGGTCACTCCGTCCGGCAGTCTGGCGGACACCTTCTGCTACGACAACCTGACAAGCCCGGCCATCCGCAATTTCTATGCCCAGGCTTATCCGAACGCGGCGGAATTCGGCATCGAGGACGGACATTCCGATATCAAAGCGCGTTATGGCGTATACCAGGAAGGCATTTACATGGGGTACCGTTACTATGAAACCCGCTATGAAGATGTGGTAATGGGGACGGAAAATGCAGGTGATTACGATTACACTACCACCGTTGCTTACCCGTTTGGTTACGGAGAGAGCTACACCACCTTTGCATTTGACGACTACAAGGTGACAGAGACAGACAATGGATTTGATATTTCCGTGAAAGTTACCAACACCGGAAATACATATTCCGGCAAGAAGACGGTCCAGATCTATATGCAGTCCCCGTACACCGATTATGACCGGGCAAACGGTATCGAGAAGGCAAACGCGGAGCTTTGCGGTTTTGCAAAGACCCAGGTGCTGGCTCCGGGCGCAAGCGAGACCCTGACTATCACCGTGGATAAAGATGAGCTGCGCGCTTACGATTCCAACAATGCGAAGACCTATATTTTAGATGCAGGCGACTATTATTTCACCGCAGCCGCCAGCGCTCATGACGCATCCAACAATATCCTGGCAGCCAAGGGCTACACGGTTGAGAATACCGAAGGCCGCATGGATGCAGATGGAAATGCAGAGCTGACCTGGAAATGGAGCAATCCTGAACTGGATACCACTGTTTTTGCAACCTCCAAAGCAACGGGAACCCCGATCACCAACCTGTTTGACGAGGCTGACCCGAACAAGAGCTCCTTAGAGCCTGGAAATGTGACCTGGCTGAGCCGTTCTGACTGGGAAGGGACCTATCCGGAGGAGCCGATCATCCTGAGCGCCAATGAAAAACTGGCAAAAGCCCTGGAATTCACCCAGTATAAAGCGGAGGATTATGAGATGCCGCAGATGCCGACTCTGGGCGCGGACAACGGCCTGGCCCTGGCTTCCCTGATCGGCAAAGATTATGACGATCCTATGTGGAACACTTTGCTCGACCAGCTTACCTTTGAGGAGATGACGCAGACCATCACCCTGGGCTTCCACAATACAGCGGCGATCCCGTCCATCGGCAAGAAAGCCACCAAGGATGAAAATGGCCCGCAGGGTCTGACCGCAGCTCTTACGGGCGGCGCGTCCGCTATGTGCTATACCTCTGAGGATGTGATGGCAGCTACCTTTAATATTGACTTGATCAACGATGTGGGCCGCTGCATCGGCGAGGACTGCCTGGCTATGGGCTATTCCGGACTGTACGGACCTGGCATCAATATGCACCGCACGCCTTACAGCGGACGTAACTTTGAGTATTATTCCGAAGATCCGTTCCTGGCTGGGACAATCTGCGCCAATGAAGTGCAGGGCATCCAGGACAAGGGCGTATATGTTTACATGAAGCATGTTGCACTGAATGATTCCGAGACCTGCCGTATGGGCATCAACACCTGGATCAATGAGCAGGCCGCAAGAGAGGTTTACCTGGAGGTTGCAGACAAGGCGATCGTAGATGGCGGAGCATGGTGTATCATGAGCGGCTTCAACCGCTGGGGCGCTACCTGGTCAGGCGCGTACCGCGAGCTGCAGACCGATTATCTGCGCGGCGAGCTGGGAATGAGGGGCATGTCCATTTCCGACTACTCCGGCAGCAGCAAGTACATGGATCTGTGCGACGGCCTGATCGCAGGCACCGATATCTGGGACAGCCCGGACCCGACCATCCATAAGACCAACGCGGCAAACTACGAGAACGATCCGTTTATCGTTGCCGAGATGAAAGATGCAATGCACAAGATCCTGTATACAGTTGCAAATTCAAATGCCATGAACAATCTATCCGCATCTGACCGGTTAGAGACCGTTACCCCGTGGTGGCAGACCGCGATCGTGGCGCTTAAGACCGTATGTGTGCTTCTGACACTGCTGTGCGTATGGCAGCTTGTGACCGCTGTTAAGAGGAAAAAAGCTCTTGCCGTGGCGGGAATTGAAGCAGAACAGAATGGCGGAGCAGAGTAA
- a CDS encoding glycoside hydrolase family 2 TIM barrel-domain containing protein has product MRKTRNLNDRWRFTGPDGTVSMVDLPHTWNSVDGQDGGNDYWRGTCTYERELDMPEFQKGEERVYLEFCGVNASARISLNGREVCTHDGGYSTFRVDITDFLDRTGNLLLSVQADNSISGRVYPQKADFTFYGGIYRDVNLIVVNRLHFDMEYYGGNGIWITPEVKGKDGCVRVQTFTNCGANALDFAGVSTSADGSTSVGAATSAGGTSSAGGTTSARIRIDILDAEGVTVASGIGPDCTIVIPDVHLWNGIDDPYLYTAAAYLEIHGEVVDEVSSRFGVRSFHVDPEKGFFLNGRSYPLQGVSRHQDWKGLGNAITKEHHRKDMELIREIGANTVRLAHYQHDQYFYDLCDEYGMVVWAEIPYISEHMPGGRENTVSQMKELIIQNYNHPSIVCWGVSNEITISTKDKKDMLDNHRLLNDLCHEMDPTRLTTLACYAMCGPFNPSAHITDLVSWNLYLGWYVPGLFLNDLWMRFFHFRYPKRCLGYSEYGCEGMPNLHSSKPHRGDHTEEYQAVYHEYMLECFERNPYLWATHVWNMFDFAADARDQGGEPGMNHKGLVTFDRKVKKDSFYLYKAYWSSEPFVHLCGSRYVDRPEQETIIKVYSNQPEVALWCDGRLVEKKTGSRVFTFRLPISGEHRLEAVAGECRDTSAVRRVETPNPSYRLAKKKGKSANWV; this is encoded by the coding sequence ATGAGAAAAACAAGAAATCTGAATGACAGGTGGCGATTCACCGGACCGGACGGGACGGTATCCATGGTGGATCTGCCGCATACCTGGAACAGCGTGGATGGACAGGATGGCGGTAACGATTACTGGCGCGGTACGTGCACGTATGAGCGGGAACTGGACATGCCCGAATTTCAAAAAGGCGAGGAGCGGGTATATCTGGAGTTCTGCGGCGTCAATGCCAGCGCCAGAATCAGCCTAAACGGCAGGGAAGTGTGCACCCATGACGGCGGATACTCCACATTCCGCGTGGATATCACGGACTTTTTGGACCGGACCGGAAATCTTCTGCTGTCCGTCCAGGCAGACAACAGCATAAGCGGCCGCGTATACCCCCAGAAAGCAGACTTCACCTTCTACGGCGGGATTTACCGGGATGTGAACCTGATCGTAGTGAACCGCCTGCATTTCGACATGGAATATTACGGCGGCAACGGAATCTGGATCACGCCGGAGGTAAAAGGAAAAGACGGCTGCGTGCGGGTGCAGACCTTTACAAACTGTGGGGCGAATGCCCTTGACTTCGCAGGCGTTTCCACCTCCGCAGATGGTTCAACTTCCGTAGGCGCCGCCACCTCCGCAGGCGGCACCTCTTCCGCAGGCGGCACCACCTCCGCCAGGATCCGCATCGACATCCTTGACGCCGAAGGCGTCACAGTCGCCTCCGGTATCGGCCCGGACTGCACCATAGTCATCCCCGATGTACACCTCTGGAACGGTATAGACGACCCGTACCTCTACACCGCAGCAGCGTATCTTGAGATCCACGGAGAGGTCGTTGACGAGGTGAGCAGCAGGTTCGGTGTGCGCAGCTTCCATGTGGATCCGGAAAAGGGATTTTTCTTAAACGGCCGCAGCTACCCCCTTCAGGGCGTGTCGAGGCACCAGGACTGGAAGGGGCTGGGCAATGCCATCACAAAAGAGCATCACAGAAAAGACATGGAGCTGATCCGGGAGATCGGCGCCAACACGGTGCGGCTGGCCCATTACCAGCACGACCAGTATTTCTATGATCTGTGTGACGAGTACGGCATGGTGGTGTGGGCGGAGATTCCCTACATCTCCGAGCATATGCCGGGAGGCCGGGAGAATACGGTCAGCCAGATGAAGGAGCTGATCATCCAGAACTACAATCACCCGTCCATTGTCTGCTGGGGCGTGTCCAATGAGATCACCATTTCCACAAAGGACAAAAAGGACATGCTGGACAATCACCGGTTGTTAAATGACCTTTGCCATGAGATGGACCCGACCCGTCTGACGACCCTGGCCTGCTACGCCATGTGCGGACCGTTCAATCCGTCGGCCCATATCACGGATCTGGTGTCATGGAATCTGTACCTGGGCTGGTATGTGCCGGGGCTGTTCCTAAATGACCTGTGGATGCGGTTCTTCCATTTCCGCTATCCCAAGCGGTGCCTGGGGTACTCGGAGTACGGCTGTGAGGGGATGCCCAACCTGCATTCTTCCAAGCCCCACAGGGGAGACCATACGGAGGAATATCAGGCGGTTTACCACGAATATATGCTGGAATGTTTCGAGAGGAACCCATATCTGTGGGCAACACACGTGTGGAACATGTTTGATTTTGCGGCGGACGCCAGGGACCAGGGCGGGGAGCCGGGCATGAACCATAAGGGTCTTGTGACCTTTGACCGGAAGGTGAAGAAGGACAGTTTCTACCTGTACAAGGCATACTGGAGCAGCGAGCCGTTTGTGCATCTATGCGGCAGCCGCTACGTGGACAGACCAGAACAGGAAACGATCATAAAAGTCTATTCCAATCAGCCGGAAGTGGCGCTCTGGTGCGACGGACGTCTGGTTGAAAAGAAAACGGGGAGCAGGGTATTTACATTCCGGCTTCCTATCTCAGGAGAGCACCGCTTAGAAGCAGTCGCCGGGGAATGCAGGGATACATCTGCCGTCCGCAGGGTGGAAACGCCCAATCCATCCTACCGGCTCGCTAAAAAGAAAGGCAAGAGTGCCAACTGGGTATAA
- a CDS encoding AAA family ATPase, whose amino-acid sequence MGRTKLPIGIENFEEIRRENFYYIDKTGLVRDLLNNWGKVNLFTRPRRFGKTLNMSMLKSFFEIGTDKTLFDGLAIEKETVLCEKYMGKFPVVFLSLKNVDGLTFEDAYNMLRQILRTEMFRLKFLGDSEKISENEKRSFRRFWDEQETPDDILESLKMLSRLLYQHYGQKVILLIDEYDVPLDKAFQHGYYREMVSLIRGLFGQALKTNDFLHFAVLTGCLQVSKESIFTGLNNFKVLSITDPRFDEHFGFTDDEVKRLLADYQLDEHFDETKQWYDGYRFGNVDVYCPWDVINHVDLLCSQPDARPQAYWINTSGNDLVKRFVDKADKTTQNEIERLVAGEAIEKAVRLELTYDEIDNSIDNLWSVLFTTGYLTQAGETDTGYRLVIPNREVREVFILQIQEWFRKTIAQDERPMQALCQAFLDGDAVEIQKRLNVILSKMISILDTKARDEQKENFYHGLLLGLLRSQPDWLILSNAESGEGFCDILIEPEDPDMGIVIEVKYAADMAKLDGCAAKALEQISALRYDERLRNDGRDNIMMYGISFCKKRCRVVCEAGKT is encoded by the coding sequence ATGGGAAGAACAAAATTGCCAATAGGCATCGAAAATTTTGAGGAGATTCGCAGAGAAAATTTTTACTATATAGATAAGACAGGTCTGGTCCGGGATTTGCTGAACAATTGGGGAAAGGTGAATCTGTTTACCCGGCCGCGCCGGTTTGGCAAGACGCTCAACATGAGTATGCTTAAAAGCTTTTTTGAGATTGGCACAGATAAAACACTGTTTGATGGCTTGGCGATAGAAAAAGAAACTGTTCTGTGTGAAAAGTACATGGGTAAGTTTCCTGTGGTCTTCCTGTCACTGAAAAACGTAGATGGGCTGACATTTGAGGATGCGTATAATATGCTGCGACAGATATTACGCACAGAGATGTTCCGGCTGAAGTTTTTGGGGGATAGTGAAAAGATCTCTGAAAACGAAAAAAGATCTTTTCGGCGCTTTTGGGATGAACAGGAAACTCCGGATGATATTTTGGAAAGCTTGAAGATGCTTTCCCGTCTACTCTATCAGCATTATGGCCAGAAAGTCATTTTGCTGATCGATGAATATGACGTGCCGCTGGACAAGGCTTTTCAGCACGGTTACTACAGGGAAATGGTATCTCTGATCCGCGGCCTGTTCGGCCAGGCCCTTAAGACCAATGATTTTCTGCACTTCGCAGTCCTAACCGGCTGTTTGCAGGTATCGAAAGAGAGTATTTTTACAGGACTAAACAATTTTAAAGTATTGTCCATTACAGATCCGCGGTTCGATGAGCATTTCGGATTCACGGATGACGAGGTAAAGCGGCTTTTAGCGGATTATCAATTGGACGAACATTTCGACGAGACGAAACAGTGGTACGACGGGTATCGCTTTGGCAATGTGGATGTTTACTGCCCATGGGATGTGATCAACCATGTTGACCTGCTGTGCAGCCAGCCGGACGCCAGGCCACAGGCTTACTGGATCAACACCAGCGGAAATGATCTGGTGAAACGCTTTGTCGATAAAGCAGATAAAACGACGCAGAATGAGATCGAGCGTCTGGTCGCCGGAGAAGCGATTGAAAAAGCCGTGCGCCTGGAATTGACCTATGATGAGATCGATAACAGCATTGATAATCTATGGAGCGTACTGTTCACCACCGGCTATCTGACCCAGGCCGGGGAGACAGACACCGGATACCGGCTCGTCATTCCCAACCGCGAGGTGCGGGAGGTCTTTATCCTCCAGATCCAAGAATGGTTCCGGAAAACTATCGCACAGGATGAACGGCCCATGCAGGCGCTGTGCCAGGCATTTCTGGACGGCGATGCTGTAGAGATCCAGAAACGCTTAAACGTGATCCTGAGTAAGATGATCAGCATCCTTGATACAAAAGCACGGGACGAGCAAAAGGAAAACTTTTACCACGGTCTGCTGCTGGGGCTTTTGCGCAGCCAGCCGGACTGGCTGATCCTGTCCAATGCAGAATCCGGCGAAGGCTTCTGCGATATCCTGATCGAGCCGGAGGACCCGGATATGGGGATTGTCATCGAGGTGAAATACGCAGCCGATATGGCGAAGCTTGATGGATGTGCGGCAAAAGCCTTAGAGCAGATCAGTGCGCTCCGGTATGACGAGAGGCTGCGCAATGACGGCAGAGATAATATCATGATGTACGGAATTTCGTTTTGTAAGAAAAGATGCAGAGTGGTATGTGAGGCTGGGAAAACCTGA